In the Pseudomonadota bacterium genome, CAACTCCAGACCAACGGTGCCATATCGACTGATCTGCTCAAAAGCTTTTTTGTATTTGGGTGGCGTTTTCAGGGACACCGGCAATAACCAACCATTGGCAAAGTTCATCGCAGCATAATCGGAGTTTATTTACTCTGGTTTGCTGTATCAGGTTCTATAATTCCCCTGTTTAGGAAAGAGCAGTTTTATTAAGTTGCGTCTCCCATATCATAAATGAGTTTCCCAAGTCAAGATTAAACTGGACCTTTTTTAAAGCTTTGCCAGGCACTTACCCATTACCTCCAGAGTTTGTTCAATCGCCTCCTGGGTGTGTGCCGCGGAAAGAAATCCAGCTTCAAACTGGGAAGGTGCCAGGTAGATTCTCCCTTCAAGCATACCGGCAAAATAGCGGGCAAATCTCTTGGTATCCGATTGCTGGGCTTTCTGGTAATTATCCACCTGAATATCAGTGAAATAAGTGCAGAACATGGATCCCACCCGGGTGCAGTAATGGGGAATATGGTAAGAGGTAAACAGTTTATCTGTTTCCCGACTTAAGAATGCTGCTTTTCGTTCCAGTTCAGAGTAGAAATCCTTTTCTTGTAAAATTCTGAGCGTTGCCCGTCCGGCAGCCATGGCCAATGGATTTCCTGACAGGGTTCCTGCCTGATAAACCCCACCCAGAGGAGCGAGCAGCTCCATCAGTTCCTGCCGGCCCCCA is a window encoding:
- a CDS encoding aminotransferase class III-fold pyridoxal phosphate-dependent enzyme, with the translated sequence GGRQELMELLAPLGGVYQAGTLSGNPLAMAAGRATLRILQEKDFYSELERKAAFLSRETDKLFTSYHIPHYCTRVGSMFCTYFTDIQVDNYQKAQQSDTKRFARYFAGMLEGRIYLAPSQFEAGFLSAAHTQEAIEQTLEVMGKCLAKL